One part of the Marispirochaeta sp. genome encodes these proteins:
- a CDS encoding FHA domain-containing protein, protein MTRTVKKILYILLGFAAGCLVWIVIEPFMAVGGGTFYLRLIMQGGLIGAVYGAVLGSGEGISVSIPRKALMGVALGFGIGFAAGTAAILIAQAMLLILASSGSASIADITGRHLPLARILGWTIMGAVLGTIEGIRARSIRRALFGIAGGTLGGLAGGLIFEGLNTTNISVSLLRLFGFCLLGIFIGGGFSFLESLGRFGILKVMNGKYKGKEFILSKRNISIGTENRCDISIPGDPDIKAVHAHIVRKNREMAVERKTDKAPLLVNDKSCEVQRLKYEDVIRIGNTVIRFLP, encoded by the coding sequence ATGACAAGAACTGTAAAGAAAATCCTCTATATTTTATTGGGTTTCGCCGCGGGTTGTCTTGTGTGGATTGTAATTGAGCCTTTTATGGCTGTGGGCGGCGGTACTTTTTATCTTCGGCTGATTATGCAGGGAGGACTGATCGGGGCGGTTTACGGCGCTGTGTTGGGATCAGGAGAGGGTATCTCTGTTTCTATTCCCCGAAAAGCCCTTATGGGTGTTGCCTTGGGCTTCGGGATTGGCTTTGCTGCGGGAACAGCAGCCATACTGATTGCACAGGCAATGCTTCTGATTCTTGCAAGTTCCGGAAGTGCATCAATCGCGGATATTACCGGACGACATCTACCCCTGGCCAGAATTCTTGGTTGGACAATCATGGGGGCAGTCCTTGGTACCATCGAAGGCATACGGGCAAGATCGATACGACGGGCTCTTTTTGGTATAGCAGGCGGAACCCTGGGTGGACTTGCCGGAGGCCTGATCTTTGAGGGATTAAACACTACAAACATTTCAGTCTCTCTGCTGCGGCTTTTTGGATTCTGCTTATTGGGGATCTTTATTGGAGGGGGCTTCAGCTTTCTGGAATCCCTGGGCCGTTTTGGTATCTTGAAAGTCATGAATGGGAAATACAAAGGTAAGGAATTTATTCTGTCTAAAAGAAACATCAGTATAGGGACAGAAAACCGTTGTGACATTTCTATTCCCGGGGACCCAGACATCAAGGCTGTACATGCCCACATCGTCAGGAAAAACAGGGAAATGGCGGTGGAAAGAAAAACCGATAAGGCCCCGCTTTTGGTTAATGATAAAAGCTGCGAGGTTCAGCGTTTAAAATACGAAGATGTTATCCGTATTGGTAATACGGTTATTCGTTTTTTACCCTGA
- a CDS encoding VWA domain-containing protein, giving the protein MKRLILIAYMVLFTAAVWGQSVEITQIENRQLLVDGTLDIYFLLRNAEGEPATVPNDAEPELFVLDGGKRLPQKILSLEQEAPRRQGISFLLLVDNSGSMHDEYLGDTIRFETAKFAVEQFLQDIDNPLDKVGLSAFNTFYSPMVPVSPVSSQFETALNSMNRPIREHSYTELYRGIQEAAFDLADYRGRRAIIVLSDGENFPYTLSGNPHPMYGEEDFSHLDALDTLIDEGISLYAVHIGDTKDPQLDDIAKNSGGRSFTAKNRGNLMDVYLLIRDEIQQEYKLSFRPPYNGSDTNSVELKIEDKRAAAEYYVPHFLGEYPDSLGWFVIIPLLIAAGLISILFLYAWEKPAKGAEINLLSAGRSFSPRTRVNLTKEVTVIGAGQNADMTIAGNPAMRESHATVMFDKNSGNYTVAADVEFRVNNRLKKSHTLKSGDVLDFDGTTVVFDKPTEHKKT; this is encoded by the coding sequence ATGAAAAGGCTGATACTTATTGCATATATGGTTCTGTTTACTGCGGCAGTCTGGGGACAGTCTGTCGAGATTACCCAGATAGAAAATCGTCAGCTCCTGGTTGACGGTACTCTGGATATCTATTTTTTACTCAGAAACGCCGAGGGAGAACCTGCCACGGTACCCAATGATGCAGAACCGGAGCTCTTTGTTCTGGACGGCGGAAAACGTTTGCCGCAAAAAATTCTGTCCCTGGAGCAGGAAGCTCCCCGACGACAGGGGATTAGTTTTCTCTTGCTCGTAGATAATTCCGGATCCATGCACGACGAATATCTTGGCGATACCATCCGCTTTGAGACTGCCAAATTCGCGGTGGAGCAGTTTCTGCAGGATATTGATAATCCACTCGATAAAGTTGGCCTATCGGCTTTTAATACCTTCTATTCACCCATGGTTCCTGTTAGTCCGGTTTCCTCTCAATTCGAGACAGCACTGAACAGCATGAACAGACCAATACGGGAACATTCCTACACGGAATTGTACCGGGGAATTCAGGAGGCTGCATTTGATCTGGCTGATTACCGGGGAAGGCGGGCGATAATCGTTTTATCCGATGGTGAGAACTTTCCGTATACCCTTTCCGGGAATCCGCATCCGATGTACGGAGAAGAGGATTTCAGCCATTTGGATGCCCTTGATACATTAATTGACGAAGGGATAAGCCTCTATGCTGTTCACATTGGAGACACCAAGGATCCGCAGCTTGACGATATCGCCAAAAACAGCGGTGGCAGGAGCTTTACAGCAAAAAACCGAGGAAATCTAATGGATGTGTATCTTTTAATTCGCGACGAGATACAACAGGAATATAAATTGAGCTTTCGTCCCCCTTACAATGGTTCTGATACGAATAGTGTCGAGCTGAAGATCGAGGACAAGAGGGCTGCAGCAGAATACTATGTTCCCCATTTCCTTGGAGAGTATCCCGATTCTCTAGGATGGTTTGTGATTATACCCTTACTGATCGCGGCGGGACTTATAAGTATTCTTTTTCTTTATGCCTGGGAGAAACCTGCAAAAGGAGCGGAGATAAACCTGCTTTCCGCCGGAAGAAGCTTCTCGCCCAGGACACGAGTTAATCTTACAAAAGAGGTAACGGTTATTGGTGCCGGGCAGAACGCAGATATGACCATAGCTGGAAACCCTGCAATGAGGGAATCCCACGCAACCGTTATGTTTGACAAAAACTCCGGTAATTATACCGTTGCCGCGGATGTTGAATTCAGGGTGAATAACCGTCTAAAAAAGAGTCATACCCTGAAGAGCGGGGACGTTCTTGATTTTGATGGAACTACTGTCGTATTCGATAAACCGACAGAACATAAAAAAACCTGA
- a CDS encoding PilZ domain-containing protein encodes MIILVVARDPHFKEPLRDQFSSRGGNLIQYRNPVKAMDNLEEIQPDLIIFNTQDFPRHWKPFVRFYRTLKNKDQGICVLFTGDLFTEDEAAKSQLLEVNGLVPYPQDEHFIRSSVEEILQRYALFSEERRFRRYTPKEYDEISFMFSHPDNYAIIAGTIIDISIHSVRFYPDAPDKTNDIPENSVISDCSLQIDDEILTFSSRLVRNNKILTLDMEMSENDRNKLSRYLAEAAERALSTHSS; translated from the coding sequence ATGATTATTTTAGTTGTAGCCCGAGACCCCCATTTTAAAGAACCTCTCCGAGATCAGTTTTCGTCCCGCGGCGGTAACCTTATTCAGTACAGAAACCCTGTTAAGGCGATGGATAACCTTGAAGAGATTCAACCTGATCTCATTATTTTTAATACCCAGGATTTTCCCCGGCACTGGAAACCCTTTGTCCGGTTCTATAGAACCTTGAAGAATAAGGACCAGGGGATCTGCGTCTTATTCACTGGTGATCTGTTTACCGAAGACGAGGCAGCGAAATCACAGCTTCTTGAGGTGAATGGTCTGGTGCCCTATCCTCAGGATGAACACTTTATTCGATCATCTGTTGAGGAGATCCTCCAGAGGTATGCACTTTTCAGCGAAGAACGCCGTTTTCGCCGTTATACGCCCAAAGAATATGATGAAATTTCTTTTATGTTCAGTCATCCCGACAATTATGCAATCATTGCTGGCACAATAATCGATATCAGTATACACAGTGTTCGCTTTTATCCTGATGCTCCTGATAAAACCAACGATATCCCTGAAAATTCTGTAATTTCCGACTGCTCTCTTCAAATAGACGATGAAATACTGACTTTCTCTTCCCGTCTTGTCAGGAATAACAAGATTTTAACCCTTGATATGGAAATGAGCGAAAATGATCGGAATAAACTGTCCAGGTACCTGGCAGAAGCAGCTGAAAGGGCACTGTCTACACATTCTTCATAA
- the amrS gene encoding AmmeMemoRadiSam system radical SAM enzyme, with the protein MSYTVSHTNTLECALCPHHCRISSGKRGFCGVRENRNGELSLPFYGAISSGGIDPIEKKPIFHFLPGTMSFSIGFWGCNLRCPFCQNYNISQRVQENSAHTSPEETIKKARESGCHSISYTYSEPLVHFEYCMDCARLAREAGIANVIVTNGMLNPAPAEELFSVMDAANIDLKSYNPDYYRRELKGDLDAVKNAIIFAANRCHLELTTLLVPGKNDDPEEIEGLLDFITDVNKNIPLHLSRYFPNYKSNMPATTIESMDRITTRARQVLNYVYQGNTGSAADTVCPRCGTTLIQRSGYRVRILNRSGSICDSCGSELHYQIR; encoded by the coding sequence GTGTCATACACGGTTTCACACACAAACACACTGGAATGTGCGCTCTGTCCCCACCACTGCAGAATCAGCTCCGGTAAACGGGGGTTCTGCGGAGTTCGGGAAAACCGGAACGGAGAGCTGTCTTTGCCGTTTTACGGAGCTATCTCTTCCGGCGGTATTGACCCAATAGAAAAGAAGCCAATTTTTCATTTTCTTCCCGGAACCATGAGTTTTTCCATCGGATTCTGGGGGTGCAACTTACGCTGCCCCTTCTGCCAGAATTATAACATATCTCAGCGAGTGCAGGAAAATTCTGCCCATACGTCACCTGAGGAAACCATAAAAAAGGCCAGGGAATCAGGCTGCCACAGTATCAGCTACACCTATTCCGAACCCCTTGTACACTTTGAATACTGCATGGACTGCGCCAGGCTTGCCAGAGAAGCCGGTATTGCCAATGTAATTGTGACAAACGGTATGCTGAATCCTGCTCCTGCAGAGGAACTTTTTTCGGTAATGGATGCGGCAAACATTGACCTGAAAAGTTATAATCCTGACTATTACCGGAGAGAACTTAAAGGCGATCTGGATGCGGTCAAAAATGCAATCATTTTTGCCGCGAACCGCTGTCATCTGGAGCTGACAACACTCCTTGTTCCCGGCAAAAATGACGATCCCGAAGAAATTGAGGGCCTTTTGGACTTTATTACAGATGTAAATAAAAATATCCCCCTGCATCTAAGCCGTTATTTCCCAAACTATAAATCAAACATGCCAGCGACAACAATTGAATCTATGGACCGGATAACGACACGTGCCCGGCAGGTACTGAACTACGTATACCAGGGCAATACAGGCTCCGCGGCCGATACCGTCTGCCCACGCTGCGGCACTACCCTGATACAACGCAGCGGGTACCGGGTCCGTATTCTCAACAGGAGTGGAAGCATATGCGACTCCTGTGGCTCAGAACTGCATTATCAAATAAGATGA
- a CDS encoding HU family DNA-binding protein — translation MMVFSSLPPEIRRHLEALVKLLPEQNKDSLELLAKVWEEKDILFREQAEALGMILEKKVLPEEGNGILALTSSGSILSIGPGTDERLLEYASIKTRTDVPDIFTETISVSPKSIAVGEPVTFPEGRLNKTSPVYRLAVCSSDIPREEQEKRIREATIYLTNGFMKLNRSLHLDPSSVPDQFTMKSMVRYVAKKNGVTAAECKTIIDDFLYLIETGLCLGEKVPLGRIGRFAIKQQEARKARVVKHPGTGKEMTVEAKPAVVVPKISFSSYLKDRLSELPLTDETIER, via the coding sequence ATGATGGTTTTTTCAAGTTTACCCCCGGAAATCCGACGGCATCTGGAAGCATTAGTCAAACTTTTACCAGAGCAGAACAAGGATTCCCTGGAACTTCTTGCCAAAGTTTGGGAGGAAAAGGACATCCTTTTCCGCGAACAGGCAGAAGCTCTTGGAATGATTCTGGAGAAGAAGGTTTTACCCGAAGAAGGAAACGGTATTCTGGCACTGACAAGCTCAGGTTCAATTTTGAGTATAGGTCCCGGAACAGATGAACGTCTTTTGGAATACGCAAGCATAAAAACCCGCACCGACGTTCCTGATATTTTTACCGAGACGATATCCGTATCTCCTAAGTCCATAGCGGTTGGAGAACCAGTTACTTTCCCTGAGGGTCGATTGAATAAAACCAGTCCTGTTTACCGGCTTGCTGTCTGCTCATCGGATATCCCCAGGGAGGAGCAGGAAAAACGCATTCGGGAGGCTACAATTTATCTGACAAACGGCTTCATGAAGCTGAACCGTAGTCTGCACCTTGATCCATCGTCCGTACCTGATCAATTTACCATGAAAAGTATGGTTCGCTATGTGGCCAAAAAAAACGGTGTAACCGCTGCTGAATGTAAGACAATCATCGATGATTTTCTTTATCTTATCGAGACCGGACTCTGCCTTGGAGAGAAGGTACCCCTTGGACGAATAGGGCGTTTTGCCATCAAGCAGCAGGAAGCCCGTAAAGCCAGAGTGGTTAAGCACCCGGGAACCGGCAAAGAGATGACCGTGGAAGCGAAACCCGCCGTTGTTGTTCCGAAGATATCCTTTTCCAGCTACCTGAAAGATCGGCTTTCGGAACTTCCTCTGACTGACGAGACCATTGAACGGTAA
- a CDS encoding metallophosphoesterase — protein sequence MKKLRDSKSPPGCDVLEGELQSAIGIFNSLSWKVRPPDDSFGPGGLVRLLPNLPTLIIPDLHGRRGFFYQALTMPLFQGGSFLELLYEKKGSVVCVGDAFHGESPVRERWNEAYDEFLTGFKKRKAMNHEMADNLGLLQMILTLMQLFPENFFFLKGNHENIDNEFGRGNYPFRKFVNEGEMVKLWTQRFLGDNCLQLLKQYENLLPLAAEGDGFLVTHAEPAQGFSRDKIINAYRNDDVLYGLTWTDNGEAQSGSVAETLASFFPGRDRSICFGGHRPVNGYFSLRNGDRYIQINHPVAELVALVRRGEDFNPAEQIVRIDTVNGGRRR from the coding sequence TTGAAAAAACTACGCGACTCGAAAAGCCCTCCAGGATGTGATGTCCTGGAGGGTGAGCTGCAAAGCGCCATTGGCATTTTTAACAGTCTGTCATGGAAGGTTCGTCCTCCGGATGACTCCTTTGGTCCGGGAGGGCTTGTTCGGCTGCTGCCGAACCTTCCTACCCTGATAATTCCGGATCTTCACGGACGGCGGGGTTTTTTTTATCAGGCCCTGACTATGCCTTTGTTCCAAGGTGGAAGTTTTCTGGAGCTTTTATATGAAAAGAAAGGGAGTGTGGTTTGCGTTGGCGACGCGTTCCATGGAGAATCCCCTGTCCGAGAGAGATGGAATGAAGCCTACGATGAGTTTCTTACGGGGTTCAAGAAACGGAAGGCCATGAACCATGAGATGGCAGATAATCTGGGACTGCTGCAGATGATCCTGACTTTGATGCAGTTATTCCCGGAGAACTTCTTCTTTCTTAAGGGAAACCATGAGAATATAGATAACGAATTTGGCCGGGGAAACTATCCTTTCAGAAAGTTCGTGAATGAAGGAGAAATGGTCAAGCTGTGGACCCAGCGTTTTCTCGGTGATAATTGTTTACAGCTCTTAAAACAGTATGAGAACTTACTGCCCCTGGCCGCAGAGGGAGACGGTTTTCTTGTTACTCATGCGGAACCTGCGCAGGGTTTTTCCAGGGATAAGATAATAAACGCGTACAGGAATGATGATGTTCTTTATGGTCTTACGTGGACAGATAATGGAGAAGCCCAATCGGGCTCGGTGGCAGAAACCCTTGCGAGTTTTTTCCCGGGCCGGGATAGATCAATCTGTTTCGGAGGACACAGACCAGTGAACGGATACTTTTCCCTGCGAAACGGAGACCGATACATACAGATTAACCATCCTGTTGCAGAGCTTGTGGCCCTTGTTCGACGGGGTGAAGACTTTAATCCCGCAGAACAAATTGTGCGGATCGATACTGTTAACGGGGGGCGGAGGAGATAG
- a CDS encoding serine/threonine-protein kinase, with translation MARQPDKIDKYSEVSLIARGGMGAVYKALHPTLNRPVILKKLTLRGQSSFAERFKREARILMDFRHDDIVTVFDHFKQGSSYYIVMEYVEGSSLEELLREHRYLDSLICAYIVLHSARALEYAHRRGVIHRDIKPANILISREGSIKLADFGIAASADDSDSALTSDGMTLGTPSYMAPEQFENSRNVDSKADIYALGIMTYEMSTGKRPYPGGFTPDLIHAKQKGKYKRPTYFVPGIARPLMKIIRGSMRSSRKRRYHNVEPIIRQARKVLEPYNQDEVRNLLGAMVRKDKELPVLKPRKQRFRFILRWITILCGTGLLLWGLYESTLFQPLFLGSTHGRLRLAVEVPKLEGVYAGQAVNAALFSDDSRDIPQVSKPFLFPVFFSSSDQTRRYTSLPRMLPSGMYRIKILYAGQIYWKSFYLPPVKAAVQGGLFSETLEYVQLPKVETGPVEISFSIFDAIREKSLNDVSRAYVMTDNGTVPLSQIPEITSGRVWRFLIRSDGYIEQLYSLYLDPRESHVSINAALLPRPAILRITSNLQDVRIRINGSSHISAYIANPEGGYRVTSVEFNPAVGERFSVPPGRYRISFEIKGSRAVYDVNLASDETASLVCTMENGALSIEREPRLRR, from the coding sequence ATGGCCAGGCAACCGGATAAAATTGACAAGTACAGCGAAGTAAGCCTGATCGCCCGCGGAGGAATGGGGGCTGTATACAAGGCTTTGCACCCAACTCTTAACCGGCCGGTAATATTGAAGAAACTGACCCTTCGCGGACAAAGTTCTTTCGCCGAGCGTTTTAAGCGGGAAGCCCGCATACTGATGGATTTCCGGCACGATGATATCGTTACCGTTTTTGATCATTTTAAACAGGGAAGTTCATACTATATAGTCATGGAATATGTGGAGGGGAGTTCTCTGGAAGAACTGCTGCGGGAACACAGGTATCTTGATTCCCTTATCTGTGCCTATATCGTTCTTCATTCTGCCAGAGCTCTTGAATATGCACATCGCAGAGGTGTCATACACAGGGATATCAAACCGGCGAATATTCTCATTTCCCGGGAAGGTTCCATTAAGCTGGCAGATTTTGGTATTGCAGCTTCCGCTGATGATTCCGATTCGGCCCTCACCAGTGACGGCATGACCCTTGGAACCCCCTCGTATATGGCGCCCGAACAGTTTGAAAACTCAAGGAACGTAGATTCAAAGGCAGACATTTATGCTCTTGGCATCATGACCTACGAAATGAGTACCGGTAAGCGGCCCTATCCCGGGGGATTTACACCGGACCTTATACACGCAAAACAGAAGGGAAAATACAAGCGGCCGACGTATTTTGTCCCGGGGATAGCAAGGCCGCTGATGAAGATAATCCGGGGCTCAATGCGGAGTTCCCGAAAACGCAGGTATCACAATGTAGAACCGATAATAAGACAGGCCAGGAAGGTACTGGAACCCTATAATCAGGATGAGGTAAGGAATCTTCTCGGCGCAATGGTACGGAAGGATAAAGAGCTGCCTGTACTAAAACCGCGTAAGCAGCGCTTTCGATTCATCCTGCGGTGGATTACGATCTTGTGCGGTACGGGATTATTATTATGGGGCCTGTATGAAAGTACGCTTTTTCAACCCCTTTTTTTGGGAAGCACCCATGGACGACTGCGGCTTGCGGTTGAGGTTCCCAAACTTGAGGGGGTCTATGCGGGACAGGCCGTAAATGCAGCACTATTTTCTGATGATAGCAGGGACATACCCCAGGTATCGAAGCCCTTCCTGTTTCCTGTTTTCTTTTCATCCTCTGATCAGACCCGCAGGTATACAAGTCTACCGCGTATGCTCCCCTCGGGAATGTACCGGATAAAGATACTCTACGCAGGTCAGATTTACTGGAAATCTTTTTATCTTCCACCCGTCAAAGCAGCCGTTCAAGGAGGACTTTTCTCCGAGACCTTGGAGTACGTTCAGCTTCCGAAGGTTGAGACAGGACCGGTAGAGATTTCATTCAGTATATTTGATGCTATTCGTGAAAAATCTCTCAATGATGTATCACGGGCTTATGTAATGACTGATAATGGAACAGTCCCTCTCTCTCAAATCCCGGAAATTACCTCCGGACGGGTATGGCGGTTTCTTATCCGCTCTGATGGGTACATCGAGCAGCTCTATTCCCTGTATCTGGATCCCCGGGAAAGCCACGTAAGCATAAACGCTGCCTTGCTCCCCCGTCCGGCGATATTACGCATTACCAGCAACTTGCAGGATGTAAGAATCAGGATTAACGGATCTTCTCATATAAGCGCCTACATTGCGAATCCGGAAGGCGGCTATCGAGTTACCTCTGTAGAGTTTAATCCTGCGGTCGGTGAAAGATTCTCAGTTCCCCCTGGTCGATATCGTATTTCTTTTGAGATTAAAGGAAGCAGGGCAGTCTATGATGTCAACCTTGCTTCAGACGAAACAGCTTCGCTTGTTTGTACAATGGAGAATGGGGCTCTCAGCATAGAACGAGAACCCCGGTTAAGGAGATAA